The segment AGAGTGGTGAAAGGAGTTTCTGCTGGAGTCTTGATGACGGAGGTACAACCGACAGCTAAAGCTggacccatcttcctcgcaaTCATCGCAGCTGGGAAGTTCCAAGGACACAAGAGAGCGACCACTCCAATCGGTTGCTTGACAACCACGTTCCTTGTTCCCGGTACAGAACAAGGGATGACCTCGCCGTATGTCCTCAAAGCTTCGGCTGCGAACCAACTGAAGAATGATCCAGCATAGGTGGCTTCGGCGAGAGCGTCGTTCCATGATTTTCCATTCTCCCAGACGATCAGTCGAGTGATGTCCTTGATGTTCGCCTGGTAGAGACGGAAGAGCTCGGAGAGGATCTGGGATCGTTGAGCAGGAAGGGTCTTGCGGTAGGTGGCGAAGGCTTTTTCGGCCACTTCGATGGCATGTCGAGTGTCTTCGACGTTCATATCGGGACAAGTACCGATAATCTTTCCAGACGCGGGGTCTGTTCGGGTGACCAGGTATCAGCATTGTATCTTATCACGACCACTGCTTCTGGGTAGTATGGAAGCGCCAAGGACTCACCGTTGACCTCGAAGGTCTCGCCAGATGAACCACCAACATATTGACCGTTGATCAGAGCCTTCTGGATGAAAAGGGTAGGGTCGTCGAGACCGAGCTAGCAGTGCCCCACGAATATCAGCAACGGGCCGTACTTCGAACAGTCTATCAGCTTACGGGGTTCTCAGCGGTGACTTTGGGCCAGTTTGACATTTTCCTGATTGATTGTCTGGTTGCCAGAGGTGAAAGGGTAACGTGTCTGAAGTTGAGGTTTGTTCGAAGAGCAAGTGTTGAAAGTGGTTTAGCGATAGTAGTACTACGATGTGTTCTTCTAACTGATGTAGCGATGAGACGAGATTGCGATATAGAAGACTTTGCAATAGAAGGCATGTCTAGAGTGCGTAGGAGGGAAGAAGCTGCTTCTCGTTTGTGATGACCGAGAGTAACAGGTAATAGGTATAGGTATGCCTTGTGCTTCGTTTAACCTGATATCACTTAGTATAAGGGTTGCAGCTCGTTTCCGTGCAACCTCCGTTGTAACATGACTTTGTACCGCTCGCTTAGCATCACGCCTCGACCGAAGCGCCGGGTAAATTTAGCGATATCGGGGCACCACTACTCTTGCATATCGTTTCTTATGTGGCATTTTCCGGGAGGAGAATCGTTAAAATCCGGATACGGTCATGTCCGTGCGTTTTTCAGGCAGATCAACCACGTGGTAACGAACCTGTGAATTTGGCCGACGGTGACCAACCATGCTTAGCATGCGAGATGTGgtcatggtgatgatctccGAGACAGGTGGTCATGACCGTCTTGATAATACGATTTGATCACACAACACAACATTGAACTTAGACAACGTAGTAGGAGAAGTACTCCTTTACCTTTTTGTTCGTCCACCAACGGTTATTACTATCCTGTTTGACTGCTCGGAACAAGATGTCCTCGCCAACACGTCTCCCTGCAGAGTCGGAAGAAACGAATCCGTTATTACGCTCTTCGACGGATGAGCaacacgatcacgatcatgACCATGtcgcttcttcatcctcgcccTCGAGAGATAGACGTGGTTCCGCGTCCTCGTCTGGATGGCAATTCTGGAAGAATCCACCATTCGTCCGACCCAGAGTCCATTTcgcagacgaggaagaagtcgttgaaggggaagaggaagaagtgaacGGGAATGGAGTTCAAGTGAaacatctccatcatcatcaccatcaccatgaTCATGCGACGAGATATGGACAATGGATATTGTATGGTGCTTTGGTCTTATTGGGGATAGTGGTCGGAACGGTGTTTTCGAGAGAATGGCAGAAGAGGACAGAGCAAACGGGTGATGGGCCAATGGTTCCTCCTGTATGGACATTACCGCCGGTACGTATCCTTTATTCAATCAACATCTATATTGCTGACCTGATGGATGCGTAACCACAGCCTACAGGACTACCCCGTAACCCAGCGTACTTGATCAATGCCACCACAGCCGCCGTCGCTTCTGAAGATGTGACCTGTTCGAACCTTGGTCTATCCATCCTTAAAAATCTCAATGGCTCAGCCGTTGACGCAGcaatcaccaccaccctttGTATCGGTCTTCTCAATGCCTTCTCATCAGGTATCGGCGGAGGAGGATTCATGGTCGTAAACATACCGGAAGATCACAAAGTAAAACTGCCAGAGGAAGTGGTATTTGAGAAGGGAGAACCGAAAGTCGTCGCTATCGACTTTAGAGAGACGAGTCCGGCACAaagtgagaaggagatgtaTGGGAGTGAAAAGGCTGGTAGAGTAGCGGCGCAGGTGGGAGGTTTGGCAGTGGGTGTTCCTGGAGAACTGCGAGGtttggagatgggtgagttgcGACAGTCATTTTTCTTGAGGATCAGGACGACGGACTAATTTGGATCGCTGCAGCACACAAGATGTACGGAACATTGCCATGGAAGGACCTTGTCATGCCGGTCGCGGAATTAGCCAGAGGATGGCAAGTTAGCAGGGAACTGgcaaggagattgagagtgaGTTCCCCTTTTCCACTTTGAGAAAAAGTGCAGTGACTGATCCAACGCTTGTCTTAGGTATTCGGGTGAGCTAGAAACCTTACACTGGTTGTCTTCAGAACAAACTGACCCTATCTCTTCAGCGCGTTCATGCTTGATTCTCCTACTTGGTCCGCCGTCTACGCTCCACGGGGCTCACTCCTCGTCGAGGGTGATTTCGTTCAACGACTCAACTACGGTAAAACGCTAGAGATCATTGCCGAGCATGGCGCGGATGCTTTCTATAGCGGTGACATCGCGGACAGTTCTGTGAAGACGATTGCCAGAGCTGGCGGAGTGTTGAGTTtggacgatgtgagtgcagACTCACGCTGTATCAAATTATCCAGGCGgtgctgatgttggtgtACCCGGCGTGTAGCTGAAAGATTTCAAGGCGCGAAGTTACCCCGCAATCCACTCTAGCTTCATGGGCAAAGAGATCTACACTACAGACGCACCATCCTCGTGAGTGATCGTCAAAACTCCCTATCCATCTGCATTCCGACTACCAATACTGCTCTGTGTCTGCCACAGCCCATAACTGACATCTTTCTTTCAAAGCGGCGGTGTCTTACTCGGCCTCTTGAACATCCTCGAGCCTTACCGTATCCCTTTCACAGGTGGTCTAACCGACCCGCTCAATTCCCATCGACTGATAGAAGCGATGAAATTTGCCTTCGGAGCGAGGTCGGAGATCACTGATCCGGCATTCGCGAGGGACTCTTCAAGATTCAAGGACTTTTATAGTAAAGCTTGGGCGGACGAGATCAGAGAGAAGATTACCGATGTAAGTGTTCCTCAGTAGGGTTCATTTTTCCAGCGGCTCGGCAGTATGACTGACACCTTTTTCTCGCACAGAACCAAACACACGGCCCGGACTACTATGGTGTACAACACGATACCCCTGTAGATCACGGAACGACCCATCTCAGCGTTATGGACAAGTGGGGCGGTGCCGCAAGTGTGACCtcgactgtgagtgtggtctCATTTGAAGAGGTATCAAATGTGCTAGACTACAAGCTTATCTATTTAACTACTCACGCTATAGGTGAACTTGATTTGGGGTAGTCATGTGATGGATCCGCGAACCGGTGTCATCTTCAACGACGAGCAAGGTGCGTGGCGATTTGCGACGAAAGTGTTGCAAACATGACACAGAGAGGAAGCTGACCGATGATGTATACTCTTGTAGACGATTTCGCTGTTCCTGGAGCACCTGATGCGTTTGGTTTGATGCCTAGCCCTTGGAACTATCCTGCGCCAGGCAAGAAGTGGGTCTTCGTCTTCGCGAGCTCACAACGATCTACAACTAACCTTATGATTCACGTTATTTTTTCAGACCTTTatcttcaacctctgccACGATCATCCTTActcctccctcatctcgtTCTGCGAGCTCCACACTCTACGCAGTACTTGGCGGTTCTGGCGGTTCCCGTATTTTCCCCTCTGTTGCACAAGTGATCCTCAACCTATTTTCAGGTCTGGACATCTCCGAATCGATAGAGAGAGTAAGAGTACATAATCAGGTAGTACCGGATTTGACGACTATCGAAGTTGGACCAGAGGGCGTTGATGAGGATTTGATCaaaggattggaagagagaggtcAAAAGATAGGACAATTCGATATCAATTTAGGAATatcagagggtgagtctgATTTTTTTCGCTGCCAGAGGGCGGCGGGGAGATCGGACTGGTCTTGTTATGTGCTAGGTTTGTGGGCGGAGCTGATTGACTTGCCCGATTTGCGCTTCGTAGTTCAAGCGATAGTGGTTCAAGATGGTACAATCCACGCAGCGAGCGATTCGAGGAAAAATGGTATTGCAGCGGGATATTGAGCGGACAGGGCAGCATGGACGTAGATTGTAGAGAGACTTGAGAGTTGTTCTGAACATGTCGAAGATGCATTTGTATCGAGCATAGCAACAAAGTACAGATAGTGTCGATCAATGCACTGGCCACCAAGTAAACTAGGATGAAGTCGCATTATATACATATTTCTGATTGGGTATTTATCCTTATGAAATCCGTGATGACCACGATCATGGTATCGAGTATATAAATTGAATTTCAACCCTACCAACAGAGGTTGATTTCGCCCTGATAGAACCATCACTGGCCATTGGCAGGACTGAATATAATAATGAAGGGAGATAAAGAACAACGAAGGGATAAATTTTAGACGACATTTCCTGAGTTCACACTTCCACTAAGCAAAGTTCACGTTTTTCCTCCACACCACTAACCCCCAACTACTGTTCGTTTTCCAACTAGACCTGATGCAGTTTCTCAGCGACTACCAACGCCGCAAGAAGACCAGCGCCGAGCGCTCGACCTTGTAGATCACCTGACATCTCGAGGGCGTCGACGAACGATGAGGGTGCGGCGGAAGTGAgaggcagaaggaggagggcgagTCTGATGAACGTGAATGAGAGGTAGTCGGGTGTAGGGATGGGAGGGTGAGAGGCTGTAGGAAGGGGTGAGCATGTATCGTGCGAgtagaggaaaggaagatgacaCGTACCTTGGTATCGGGTGTTGGGACCTCCGTGACGGTGAATACCCTTTTGAGGAGCAAAAGAAACAACCGTGGACAGAGCCAAAGGAGGAAGCACGGTGGTGAAGAACCTATTTTGGGTCGAAAGTGGTCAATTATGGATCCCCGGTCAGGAAAGGGAGATTCTGTGaactcaccaccaagctgTAGCAGACCAGACGTCAGATCCAAACACGCCTCCCAATTCGGGCAATCTGAAAGTGAGGGTAGAGGTAGGCaaccagaagaagagaacacGGAGCAAGCTCGCTAATGTGCCTCGATCACCGCCTGGTGGGGGGAAGTAGTATGTGTGGTCGTAAAATTGGAGGAcgtgagagaagagaaggacaagctCGAGACTCAGAGCTGACACAACGAGAGTCTTAGACGTTGACAAGGCCTGCAAGAGAAGCAGAGTTAGCGTActgtgatttgatcttgATGCTGGGTTCCGGTGCGCTGCTCACATCTCTCAAATGACGGACGACGACGTCTACTCGTTCTTGACCCTTGGAAGTATAAGTGACCAAGCTGCTTGATACACCGCCGACACGGGTCTCGAGGAACCGGGAGGTAAGATCCTTTGACATTTGTTGAGCAGGGACGAGCGCGTTTGACACCGACTCGTTTGCTGCGTTGGCGACGTCCGAGATCTTTGCTCTGTCACAGGAGATAGGTAAGCCAAACTGTCGTCTGTTCCTTGTATAAGCGGTTGCTTACAATGACACAGGACTCTCGGGGAGAGGGATGTTGGCGGCATCCACGACGGATTGAACCTTATCGAAGGCCTTGTTCATT is part of the Kwoniella shandongensis chromosome 12, complete sequence genome and harbors:
- a CDS encoding gamma-glutamyltransferase gives rise to the protein MSSPTRLPAESEETNPLLRSSTDEQHDHDHDHVASSSSPSRDRRGSASSSGWQFWKNPPFVRPRVHFADEEEVVEGEEEEVNGNGVQVKHLHHHHHHHDHATRYGQWILYGALVLLGIVVGTVFSREWQKRTEQTGDGPMVPPVWTLPPPTGLPRNPAYLINATTAAVASEDVTCSNLGLSILKNLNGSAVDAAITTTLCIGLLNAFSSGIGGGGFMVVNIPEDHKVKLPEEVVFEKGEPKVVAIDFRETSPAQSEKEMYGSEKAGRVAAQVGGLAVGVPGELRGLEMAHKMYGTLPWKDLVMPVAELARGWQVSRELARRLRVFGAFMLDSPTWSAVYAPRGSLLVEGDFVQRLNYGKTLEIIAEHGADAFYSGDIADSSVKTIARAGGVLSLDDLKDFKARSYPAIHSSFMGKEIYTTDAPSSGGVLLGLLNILEPYRIPFTGGLTDPLNSHRLIEAMKFAFGARSEITDPAFARDSSRFKDFYSKAWADEIREKITDNQTHGPDYYGVQHDTPVDHGTTHLSVMDKWGGAASVTSTVNLIWGSHVMDPRTGVIFNDEQDDFAVPGAPDAFGLMPSPWNYPAPGKKPLSSTSATIILTPPSSRSASSTLYAVLGGSGGSRIFPSVAQVILNLFSGLDISESIERVRVHNQVVPDLTTIEVGPEGVDEDLIKGLEERGQKIGQFDINLGISEVQAIVVQDGTIHAASDSRKNGIAAGY